One window of the Psychromonas sp. psych-6C06 genome contains the following:
- the argS gene encoding arginine--tRNA ligase has translation MKAFIQQQLEQAIVSLKKQQIVPEDIQPRIAIDRTKDKSHGDFANNLALMLAKPAKQNPRALAELIVKNLPTSDLIIKTEIAGPGFINFFINPNYLEKQIDSAYADSRLNVELIETPQNIVIDYSSPNLAKEMHVGHLRSTIIGDAVTRTLEFQGQNVIRQNHVGDWGTQFGMLLAYMEELRAQNAEISKNLADLEVFYRAAKGRFDESEEFANRARFLVVELQSGNEECLTLWKEFKDISISHCQEAYQRLGVSLSLEDIRGESAYDKDLSVVVSDLDKKGLLQESQGAKCVFLESFKNKEGEPLPVIIQKKDGGFLYATSDLAAIRYRQSSLNADRALYFVDARQGLHFQQVFEVARLAEFVKPETTLEHMPFGTVMGEDGKPFKTRAGSTPKLADLLTEAEERAYELVKEKNQDMAEDELRHIASVVGIASVKYADLSKNRTSDYTFSFDSMLSFEGNTAPYLLYAYTRVASIFNKAGIEMDSITADVVLNEEKEKDLASKLMQFNEIINQVGKQGMPHFLCAYLFELAGLFSSFYEACPILVADNESQKQSRLKLAALTAKTLQQGLSLLGINTLERM, from the coding sequence ATGAAAGCTTTTATCCAGCAACAACTTGAACAAGCGATTGTTTCCCTTAAAAAACAGCAAATCGTTCCTGAAGATATTCAACCCCGCATTGCTATTGATCGCACTAAAGATAAGTCGCACGGCGACTTTGCCAACAATCTAGCATTGATGCTTGCTAAACCAGCAAAGCAAAACCCACGCGCACTAGCAGAACTTATTGTTAAAAACTTACCTACTTCTGATCTCATTATTAAAACAGAAATTGCAGGGCCAGGCTTTATTAACTTTTTTATCAATCCAAACTACCTAGAAAAACAAATCGATAGCGCCTATGCCGATAGCCGTTTAAATGTAGAGTTAATTGAAACACCACAAAATATTGTTATCGATTACTCATCACCAAACCTTGCTAAAGAGATGCACGTTGGTCATTTACGTTCAACTATTATTGGTGATGCAGTAACAAGAACTCTTGAATTTCAAGGTCAAAACGTTATTCGTCAAAATCACGTGGGTGACTGGGGAACGCAATTTGGTATGTTGCTCGCTTACATGGAAGAGCTTCGTGCACAAAACGCTGAAATTTCAAAAAACCTCGCTGATTTAGAAGTTTTTTATCGCGCAGCAAAGGGACGTTTTGATGAGTCAGAAGAGTTCGCCAACCGTGCACGCTTTTTAGTAGTAGAGCTACAAAGTGGTAATGAAGAATGCTTAACACTCTGGAAAGAGTTTAAAGATATTAGTATCTCGCACTGCCAAGAAGCTTATCAACGTTTAGGCGTGAGCTTAAGCCTTGAAGATATTCGCGGTGAAAGCGCTTATGATAAAGACCTTTCAGTTGTCGTCAGTGATTTAGATAAAAAAGGATTATTACAAGAGAGCCAAGGGGCGAAATGTGTTTTCTTAGAAAGCTTTAAAAATAAAGAAGGCGAGCCACTACCCGTTATCATTCAAAAGAAAGATGGTGGCTTCCTCTACGCAACTTCTGATTTAGCAGCCATTCGCTACCGCCAATCATCATTGAACGCCGATCGTGCGCTTTACTTTGTTGATGCGCGCCAAGGATTACATTTCCAGCAAGTGTTTGAAGTCGCGCGTTTAGCTGAATTTGTAAAACCTGAAACAACACTTGAACATATGCCATTTGGTACTGTAATGGGCGAAGATGGGAAACCATTTAAAACACGTGCAGGCTCAACACCTAAACTGGCAGACTTACTAACAGAAGCAGAAGAGCGTGCCTACGAATTAGTAAAAGAGAAAAACCAAGATATGGCTGAAGATGAACTTCGTCATATCGCTTCAGTAGTGGGTATTGCTTCGGTTAAATACGCGGATCTTTCTAAAAACCGTACCAGTGATTACACCTTCAGTTTTGACAGCATGTTAAGTTTTGAAGGCAATACCGCACCTTACCTGCTGTACGCTTACACGCGTGTTGCAAGTATCTTCAACAAGGCAGGTATTGAAATGGATAGCATCACCGCTGATGTTGTGCTCAACGAAGAAAAAGAGAAAGACCTTGCGAGCAAACTGATGCAGTTTAATGAAATTATCAATCAAGTGGGTAAACAGGGGATGCCTCACTTCCTATGTGCTTATCTATTTGAATTAGCAGGTTTATTTTCAAGCTTCTACGAAGCATGTCCGATCTTAGTTGCCGATAATGAAAGTCAAAAACAGAGCCGTTTAAAATTAGCCGCTTTAACAGCTAAAACATTACAACAAGGCTTATCACTATTAGGCATTAACACCCTAGAGCGCATGTAA
- a CDS encoding SPOR domain-containing protein: MAQPNRRKKSVAVKKERRAAPKRPQKNKQGFPFLALGIAIMLCAFIGYFIFAVDKPEPVKAVNKPPVKQEETLPEKPQPKWQYEEVLPNKEVVVDIPEEKKNTRPYQMQCGSFRKQGDAETLKARIAFQGLNSTVKKTGDWYRVILGPYERKRLAEKDRHKLQRAKINGCQIWYWR, encoded by the coding sequence ATGGCACAGCCCAATAGACGAAAAAAAAGCGTTGCTGTCAAAAAAGAGAGACGAGCAGCCCCTAAACGACCGCAAAAAAACAAGCAGGGGTTTCCTTTTTTAGCGCTTGGCATTGCGATAATGTTATGCGCTTTTATCGGCTATTTTATTTTTGCTGTGGATAAACCAGAGCCTGTGAAAGCGGTTAATAAGCCTCCTGTTAAGCAGGAGGAAACATTGCCAGAAAAACCACAACCGAAATGGCAATATGAAGAAGTGCTGCCCAATAAAGAGGTGGTGGTTGATATCCCCGAAGAAAAGAAAAACACTCGTCCTTATCAGATGCAGTGTGGCTCTTTCCGTAAACAGGGCGATGCTGAGACATTAAAAGCGAGAATCGCTTTTCAGGGACTCAATAGCACAGTGAAAAAGACCGGTGACTGGTATCGTGTTATTTTAGGCCCCTACGAGAGAAAGCGCTTGGCAGAGAAAGATCGCCATAAACTGCAACGAGCCAAAATTAATGGCTGCCAAATTTGGTATTGGCGTTAA
- the hslV gene encoding ATP-dependent protease subunit HslV has protein sequence MTTIVSVRRGNQVVVGGDGQVSLGNTVMKGNARKVHRLYNNQVIAGFAGGTADAFTLLERFEAKLQAHQGNLERAAVELAKDWRTDKMLRKLEALLAVADKHHSYIITGNGDVVRPEKDLIAIGSGGNFAQSAALALLENTELDAKTIVEKALTIAGDICVFTNSNQTIEVIDFDSNDNSSDK, from the coding sequence ATGACAACTATTGTTTCAGTACGCCGTGGTAACCAAGTGGTTGTAGGTGGCGACGGTCAAGTTTCTCTCGGAAATACAGTCATGAAAGGTAATGCACGAAAAGTGCACCGTTTATATAACAATCAAGTTATCGCAGGTTTTGCAGGCGGTACAGCAGATGCATTCACGTTATTAGAGCGTTTTGAAGCAAAGTTACAAGCACACCAAGGTAATTTAGAGCGCGCTGCCGTTGAACTCGCAAAAGACTGGCGTACCGATAAAATGTTACGCAAGTTAGAAGCGTTATTAGCCGTTGCAGACAAACACCACTCTTACATCATTACTGGTAATGGAGATGTAGTACGCCCTGAAAAAGACCTGATTGCAATCGGATCTGGCGGAAACTTTGCCCAGTCAGCAGCCCTTGCACTATTAGAAAATACAGAGTTAGATGCGAAAACCATTGTTGAAAAAGCACTTACTATCGCAGGCGATATTTGTGTTTTCACCAACAGTAATCAAACCATTGAAGTTATTGATTTTGATAGTAACGATAACAGTAGCGATAAATAG
- the hslU gene encoding ATP-dependent protease ATPase subunit HslU, whose protein sequence is MSDLTPKQITHELDRHIIGQSKAKRAVAIALRNRWRRMQLNEDIRQEVTPKNILMIGPTGVGKTEIARRLAKLANAPFIKVEATKFTEVGYVGKEVETIIRDLVDVSIKITREQEMKKVTTKAEDLAEDKILDILLPPAQTTSDWDTSGDTVEEGAARQSFRKKLREGKLDDKEIEVDVPAPQIGVEIMAPPGMEEMTNQLQGMFQNLSGKGEVKKRKMKIKDALKAIIENEAAGLINQEELKERAIFAAENNGIVFIDEIDKICKRGDSSGPDVSREGVQRDLLPLIEGSTVSTKHGMVKTDHMLFIGSGAFQIAKPSDLIPELQGRMPIRVELEALKEEDLARILTEPKASLSEQYQALLATEGVSVEFTQDGIDKIAKSAWHVNETTENIGARRLHTLMERIMDELSYDADDRKGESIRIDADYVASALDEVIENEDLSRYIL, encoded by the coding sequence ATGTCAGATTTGACTCCAAAACAGATAACCCATGAATTAGATCGCCACATTATCGGTCAAAGTAAAGCTAAACGTGCCGTTGCCATTGCACTGCGTAACCGCTGGCGTCGCATGCAACTTAATGAAGATATTCGTCAAGAAGTGACGCCAAAAAACATTCTGATGATCGGCCCAACAGGTGTTGGTAAAACAGAGATTGCACGTCGCTTAGCAAAGCTAGCTAACGCACCATTTATCAAGGTTGAAGCGACTAAATTCACTGAAGTAGGTTATGTTGGTAAAGAAGTAGAAACCATTATTCGTGATCTCGTTGATGTATCAATTAAGATAACACGTGAACAAGAGATGAAAAAAGTCACAACCAAGGCAGAAGACTTAGCTGAAGATAAAATTCTTGATATCCTTCTTCCTCCAGCACAAACAACAAGTGACTGGGATACCAGTGGCGATACCGTTGAGGAAGGTGCTGCACGTCAATCATTCCGTAAAAAATTACGCGAAGGAAAATTAGACGATAAAGAGATTGAAGTCGATGTGCCTGCTCCGCAAATCGGCGTAGAAATCATGGCACCTCCCGGTATGGAAGAGATGACCAATCAATTGCAAGGTATGTTCCAAAACTTATCAGGCAAAGGTGAAGTTAAAAAACGCAAAATGAAAATTAAAGATGCGTTAAAAGCGATCATTGAAAATGAAGCGGCAGGACTGATTAACCAAGAAGAGCTTAAAGAACGCGCTATTTTTGCAGCCGAAAATAACGGCATTGTATTTATCGATGAGATAGACAAAATTTGTAAACGTGGCGATAGCAGTGGCCCAGATGTTTCCCGTGAAGGCGTTCAGCGCGATTTATTACCGTTAATTGAAGGCTCAACAGTAAGCACTAAGCACGGTATGGTAAAAACAGATCACATGTTATTTATCGGTTCAGGTGCATTCCAAATCGCTAAGCCTTCAGATTTAATTCCTGAGTTACAAGGGCGTATGCCAATTCGTGTTGAACTAGAAGCTTTAAAAGAGGAAGATTTAGCACGAATCCTGACAGAGCCAAAAGCATCTTTAAGTGAGCAATACCAAGCATTGTTAGCAACAGAAGGCGTAAGTGTTGAATTTACACAAGATGGTATCGATAAAATCGCAAAATCTGCATGGCATGTTAATGAAACAACTGAAAATATCGGCGCACGTCGTTTACATACGTTAATGGAGCGCATTATGGATGAACTCTCTTATGATGCAGACGATCGTAAAGGTGAATCGATTCGTATTGATGCCGACTATGTTGCTAGCGCGTTGGATGAAGTGATCGAAAACGAAGATTTAAGCCGCTATATCTTATAG
- the nagB gene encoding glucosamine-6-phosphate deaminase, whose protein sequence is MRLIPLQTVEQVGQWAARHIVETINAFNPSEEKPFVLGLPTGSTPLSTYKELIALYKAGKVSFENVVTFNMDEYVGIEPNHPESYRTFMYENFFNHVNIKEENINLLDGKATDIDAHCQAYEDKIKSYGKINLFMGGVGVDGHIAFNEPASSLSSRTRIKTLTDDTRIANSRFFDGDVNQVPKYALTIGVATLLDAEQVMILSLGHNKSLALQAAVEGAVNHLWTVTALQLHKKAVIVADQGAQQDLKVKTVKYFQELEKESIASLS, encoded by the coding sequence ATGAGACTTATTCCTTTACAAACTGTAGAACAAGTTGGCCAATGGGCTGCTCGTCATATTGTTGAAACGATTAATGCATTTAATCCCAGCGAAGAAAAACCTTTTGTTTTAGGTTTACCAACAGGAAGCACCCCTTTATCAACCTATAAAGAGCTGATCGCACTATATAAAGCAGGCAAAGTGAGCTTTGAAAATGTGGTCACTTTTAATATGGATGAATATGTCGGTATTGAGCCTAACCACCCAGAATCTTACCGCACATTTATGTACGAAAACTTCTTTAATCACGTCAATATAAAAGAAGAAAACATTAATTTATTAGATGGTAAAGCCACTGATATTGATGCGCATTGCCAAGCTTATGAAGATAAAATTAAATCCTACGGAAAAATTAATTTGTTCATGGGGGGAGTGGGCGTTGATGGGCATATTGCCTTTAATGAGCCGGCTTCTTCACTTTCTTCTCGCACGCGCATTAAGACTTTAACTGATGATACTCGTATTGCTAATTCTCGTTTTTTTGATGGCGATGTTAACCAAGTGCCTAAATATGCACTCACAATTGGTGTCGCTACCTTGTTAGATGCAGAGCAGGTGATGATCCTTTCATTAGGCCATAATAAATCATTAGCATTACAAGCAGCAGTAGAAGGCGCTGTGAACCACCTTTGGACGGTAACTGCACTGCAATTACATAAAAAAGCGGTGATTGTTGCTGATCAAGGTGCGCAACAAGACTTGAAAGTTAAAACGGTAAAATACTTCCAAGAACTCGAAAAAGAGAGCATCGCAAGTCTGAGCTAG
- a CDS encoding MltR family transcriptional regulator — MSKKLQENEILEYLNTSTTARGFFISAVDVFEQVIQTLIERIFLKNDFAVQSVVGPLLHDSGPLGELSVRLKLLFGLGVVPHDIYHDFEGIIKLKSVLNNDSAEYNFTDPIIVTSIEALHVAKKINMLVFEPVSVAQDEIDLAFYQMQIDRQQQVIKSSLALAIISLCEALDKDSPF, encoded by the coding sequence ATGTCCAAAAAATTACAAGAAAATGAAATTCTGGAATATCTAAATACGAGCACTACTGCACGTGGTTTTTTTATTTCAGCCGTTGATGTGTTTGAGCAGGTTATTCAAACGCTTATTGAACGTATTTTTCTAAAAAATGACTTTGCAGTGCAATCCGTTGTTGGGCCTTTATTACACGATTCAGGCCCGTTAGGGGAGCTTTCTGTAAGGTTAAAATTATTGTTTGGCTTAGGTGTAGTACCTCATGATATTTATCATGATTTTGAAGGCATTATTAAACTTAAAAGCGTGCTGAATAATGATAGCGCTGAGTATAACTTTACAGATCCTATCATTGTAACTTCAATTGAAGCGCTTCATGTAGCGAAAAAGATAAATATGCTGGTGTTTGAACCGGTATCGGTTGCACAGGACGAGATTGATCTGGCTTTTTATCAGATGCAAATTGATAGGCAGCAACAGGTTATTAAATCGTCATTAGCGTTGGCTATCATTTCACTCTGTGAAGCGCTAGATAAAGACAGTCCGTTTTAA
- a CDS encoding mannitol-1-phosphate 5-dehydrogenase, translating into MKSVHFGAGNIGRGFIGKLLSDAHVEVTFADVDDQIIDQLNTLHTYNVKVVGSDCQTEVVSSVNAINSNSDDLIDLIGETNLITTAVGPNVLAIIAKKIAQGLALRFEANNDEPLNIIACENMIRGTSYIKKEVYKHLDEKYHEKMDRLVGFVDSAVDRIVPPSEAANDPLEVTVESFSEWIVDEQQFKGEIPAIDGMQKTDDLMAFIERKLFTLNTGHIMTAYLGALAGHKTVKEAIDDDVIRTQVRQAMQESGEVLIKRYGFDRELHNAYIEKIIGRFANPYLHDEIDRVGRQPIRKLGENDRLVKPLLGTIEYGTDNTMLLKGIAAAFKYTNSDDPQALELQTSLESIGFLATLAKYTGLAPTSKEALEIERLFTAMQ; encoded by the coding sequence ATGAAATCAGTACATTTTGGTGCCGGCAATATTGGCCGTGGCTTTATCGGGAAACTGTTATCAGACGCACATGTAGAGGTCACTTTTGCTGATGTAGATGATCAAATTATCGATCAGCTCAATACCCTACATACATACAATGTTAAAGTCGTTGGTTCAGACTGCCAAACTGAGGTGGTTTCCTCGGTCAATGCGATTAACTCAAACAGTGATGATTTGATTGACTTAATTGGAGAAACCAATCTTATAACAACCGCAGTTGGGCCGAATGTGTTGGCCATTATTGCTAAAAAAATCGCACAGGGATTAGCATTACGCTTTGAAGCTAATAATGATGAACCGCTTAATATTATTGCCTGTGAAAATATGATCCGCGGTACGAGTTACATCAAAAAAGAGGTGTATAAGCACCTTGATGAAAAATATCATGAAAAAATGGATCGTTTGGTGGGCTTTGTTGATTCAGCGGTGGATCGTATTGTACCTCCTTCTGAGGCTGCCAATGATCCGCTAGAGGTTACCGTAGAAAGCTTCAGTGAATGGATTGTTGATGAACAACAATTTAAAGGAGAAATTCCAGCGATCGATGGTATGCAAAAAACCGATGATTTAATGGCATTTATCGAACGTAAATTATTTACTCTAAATACTGGCCATATCATGACAGCTTATTTAGGCGCACTTGCTGGCCATAAAACAGTGAAAGAGGCGATTGATGATGATGTTATTCGCACTCAGGTTAGACAGGCAATGCAAGAGAGTGGTGAAGTTTTGATTAAACGTTACGGTTTTGATCGTGAGCTTCACAATGCTTATATCGAAAAAATTATCGGACGTTTTGCTAATCCTTACCTACATGATGAAATTGATCGAGTAGGTCGACAACCTATTCGCAAGCTTGGTGAAAATGATCGTTTAGTAAAACCGTTATTAGGTACTATTGAATATGGCACCGATAATACAATGTTATTAAAAGGTATTGCAGCCGCATTTAAATATACAAACAGTGATGATCCTCAGGCACTCGAATTACAAACCTCACTTGAAAGTATTGGTTTCCTCGCAACATTAGCCAAATACACGGGCTTAGCACCAACTAGCAAGGAAGCGCTTGAGATTGAGAGATTATTTACTGCAATGCAATAA
- a CDS encoding PTS mannitol transporter subunit IICBA: MISSEAKIKIQNFGRFLSNMVMPNIGAFIAWGFITALFIPTGWFPNEELAKLVGPMITYLLPLMIGYTGGKLVGGDRGAVVGAITTIGVIIGTDIPMFMGAMIVGPLGGYAIKKFDKAVEGKVKSGFEMLVNNFSAGIIGMILCILSFYLIGPFVKALSSMLAAGVHGLVDAGLLPLTSIFVEPAKILFLNNAINHGIFSPLGIQQSTDFGQSIFFLIEANPGPGLGLLLAYMVFGKGTAKQTAGGASIIHFFGGIHEIYFPYVLMNPRLILAVIAGGMTGVFTLTVFNAGLVSPASPGSIFAVLLMTPKASLIGVVLSVIASAAVSFVVAALLMKTQKQTDEDDGNKLSEASSKMHGLKNSGKATEAPMTAKADNNIDMSGVTKIIVACDAGMGSSAMGASLLAKKVKSAGLNISVTNCAINNLPGDVDVVVTHKDLTARARTHAAHAKHLSLTNFLDSTLYDALVSEIVIANAKPAANDDINMSMPLMAANDDVYEAKEPPAFELTADNIHLGLKASNKQQAIQFAGEQLVKLGYAQPAYVEAMFEREKLVTTYLGESIAVPHGTIEAKESVIKTGIVVCQYTEGVLFGDDKDDIAKLVIGIAAKNDEHINVITTITNALDDPEAIETLTNSQDVQKVLKILSEPQAA, from the coding sequence ATGATATCATCTGAAGCTAAGATCAAGATACAAAATTTTGGTAGATTTCTATCAAATATGGTTATGCCAAATATTGGAGCCTTCATTGCATGGGGTTTTATTACGGCATTATTTATTCCAACAGGTTGGTTCCCTAATGAGGAACTCGCTAAACTAGTCGGTCCAATGATTACCTATCTTCTTCCTTTGATGATTGGTTATACTGGCGGTAAATTAGTCGGCGGAGATCGTGGTGCTGTTGTTGGTGCAATCACAACCATCGGTGTGATTATCGGTACCGACATCCCTATGTTTATGGGCGCAATGATTGTTGGTCCTCTCGGTGGTTATGCCATTAAGAAATTCGACAAGGCGGTAGAGGGTAAAGTGAAAAGTGGCTTTGAGATGTTAGTAAATAACTTCTCAGCAGGTATTATCGGCATGATCTTATGTATCCTTTCCTTCTACCTAATTGGGCCATTTGTTAAAGCGCTATCATCAATGTTAGCCGCTGGTGTACATGGTTTAGTTGATGCGGGCTTATTACCTCTTACTTCTATTTTTGTTGAGCCTGCTAAAATTCTATTTTTAAATAATGCGATTAACCACGGTATTTTCTCGCCGCTTGGTATTCAGCAGTCGACTGACTTTGGTCAATCAATTTTCTTCCTTATTGAAGCAAATCCAGGCCCTGGTTTAGGTTTATTATTAGCTTACATGGTGTTTGGTAAAGGTACAGCTAAGCAAACTGCTGGTGGTGCAAGTATTATTCACTTCTTTGGCGGTATTCATGAAATTTACTTCCCATATGTGCTAATGAATCCACGTTTAATTCTAGCTGTTATTGCTGGTGGTATGACGGGTGTATTTACACTAACAGTGTTTAATGCTGGACTTGTTTCTCCTGCTTCTCCAGGTTCAATCTTTGCGGTATTACTAATGACACCAAAAGCGTCGTTAATTGGTGTTGTGTTATCGGTAATTGCTTCAGCTGCAGTTTCGTTTGTAGTCGCTGCATTATTGATGAAAACACAGAAACAAACTGATGAAGATGATGGCAATAAGTTATCTGAAGCATCTAGTAAAATGCATGGCCTTAAAAACAGCGGTAAAGCAACAGAAGCACCAATGACAGCAAAAGCAGATAACAATATCGACATGTCTGGTGTTACTAAAATCATTGTAGCTTGTGATGCGGGTATGGGCTCAAGTGCGATGGGTGCAAGTCTTTTAGCTAAAAAAGTGAAATCTGCAGGGTTAAATATTAGTGTCACTAACTGTGCTATTAATAATTTGCCTGGTGATGTTGATGTTGTTGTTACCCATAAAGACTTAACAGCACGTGCACGTACTCATGCTGCTCACGCTAAACATTTATCACTCACTAACTTTTTAGATAGCACATTGTATGATGCGCTTGTTTCTGAGATTGTTATTGCCAACGCAAAGCCAGCCGCTAATGATGATATCAATATGAGTATGCCATTGATGGCTGCTAATGATGATGTTTACGAAGCAAAAGAACCGCCCGCTTTTGAGTTAACGGCAGATAATATCCACTTAGGGTTGAAAGCGAGCAATAAGCAACAGGCGATTCAATTTGCTGGTGAGCAATTGGTTAAGCTAGGTTATGCTCAGCCAGCCTATGTAGAAGCGATGTTTGAACGTGAGAAATTGGTTACGACTTATCTTGGCGAATCAATTGCAGTGCCACACGGTACAATTGAAGCAAAAGAGAGTGTGATTAAAACAGGTATTGTTGTTTGCCAATACACAGAAGGTGTTTTATTTGGAGATGATAAAGACGATATTGCGAAACTGGTGATTGGTATTGCCGCTAAAAATGATGAACATATTAATGTTATCACCACGATAACTAACGCACTGGATGACCCTGAAGCTATTGAAACATTAACCAATAGTCAGGATGTTCAAAAGGTACTGAAAATACTAAGTGAGCCACAGGCAGCTTAA
- a CDS encoding bifunctional 4-hydroxy-2-oxoglutarate aldolase/2-dehydro-3-deoxy-phosphogluconate aldolase, whose product MTTLNERLQSLKVIPVIAIKDANDAVPLGKVLVENGMPCAEITFRTPAAAQAIKNLREAFPEMLIGAGTVLNSVTVDEAIDAGVDFIVSPGFNPTTVKYCQQRNMPIIPGVNNPSLVEQAMEMGLTTLKFFPAGPSGGVSMLKSLTAVYPVSFMPTGGVSPTNINDYLDIDAVLACGGTWMVPADLIDNKEWGKIAELVKEAVAALS is encoded by the coding sequence ATGACAACATTAAATGAAAGATTACAGTCGCTTAAAGTGATTCCAGTTATTGCAATTAAAGATGCAAATGATGCTGTTCCTTTAGGTAAAGTATTAGTAGAAAACGGTATGCCATGTGCTGAAATCACTTTCCGTACGCCTGCTGCTGCTCAAGCGATTAAAAACCTGCGAGAAGCATTTCCTGAAATGCTTATTGGTGCGGGTACAGTACTAAACAGTGTGACTGTTGATGAAGCGATTGATGCAGGCGTTGATTTTATTGTTAGCCCTGGCTTTAACCCAACGACAGTTAAATATTGCCAACAACGTAACATGCCAATTATTCCTGGCGTGAATAACCCATCATTAGTTGAGCAAGCAATGGAAATGGGTCTTACTACTTTGAAATTCTTCCCTGCCGGCCCATCTGGCGGTGTTTCAATGCTTAAATCACTAACAGCTGTTTATCCTGTAAGTTTTATGCCAACAGGTGGTGTTTCACCAACTAATATCAATGACTACTTGGATATTGATGCAGTGTTAGCTTGTGGTGGTACGTGGATGGTGCCAGCTGATCTAATTGATAATAAAGAGTGGGGTAAGATTGCTGAGTTAGTAAAAGAAGCGGTTGCTGCACTTTCATAA
- a CDS encoding sugar kinase: MADLNIALIGECMIELLHEGDNFRQGFGGDTLNTAVYLSRLSANKSVNVNYVTALGQDKISQDMIDSWNAEGVNTQFVQRSETKQPGLYMVETDDSGERSFIYWRSDAAAKFWLETASEALIEQLVAQDAIYLSGISVAILSPESREKLYDLLGRCKAAGGKVYFDNNYRPKLWESKEEAAESFKRILAVTHTGLLTFDDEQALFGDVDIEECIARTQALGVEEIVIKRGGGNCQIVTAEQTISVPATKVEKVVDTTAAGDSFAAGYLAKRILGESSEVSAKKGHQLAGTVIQHKGALIDTKYTDAFVD; this comes from the coding sequence ATGGCTGATCTAAATATCGCTTTAATCGGCGAATGTATGATTGAATTATTGCACGAAGGTGATAATTTTCGTCAAGGTTTTGGTGGCGATACATTAAATACTGCCGTTTATCTATCACGTTTATCGGCTAATAAAAGTGTTAACGTAAATTACGTTACAGCACTAGGCCAAGATAAAATCAGTCAAGATATGATTGATAGCTGGAATGCTGAAGGTGTAAATACACAGTTTGTACAACGCTCAGAAACAAAACAGCCAGGTCTATACATGGTTGAAACTGATGACTCGGGTGAGCGTAGCTTCATCTATTGGCGTAGTGACGCCGCTGCTAAGTTCTGGCTTGAAACTGCAAGTGAAGCGCTTATCGAGCAACTAGTCGCACAAGATGCTATTTACTTATCAGGTATTAGCGTTGCTATCTTATCACCAGAAAGCCGCGAAAAACTTTATGATTTACTTGGTCGCTGTAAAGCTGCTGGTGGCAAAGTTTATTTTGATAATAACTACCGTCCTAAGTTATGGGAATCTAAAGAAGAAGCAGCTGAAAGCTTTAAACGTATTCTAGCAGTAACACATACCGGTCTATTAACGTTTGATGATGAACAAGCACTATTCGGCGATGTAGATATCGAAGAGTGTATCGCCCGTACGCAAGCGTTAGGCGTTGAAGAAATCGTTATTAAGCGTGGTGGTGGCAACTGTCAAATTGTTACTGCTGAGCAAACAATCAGCGTTCCAGCAACTAAAGTTGAAAAAGTAGTCGATACTACTGCTGCTGGCGATTCATTTGCAGCTGGTTATTTAGCAAAACGTATTTTAGGCGAATCAAGTGAAGTATCTGCTAAAAAAGGCCATCAACTTGCTGGAACTGTTATCCAGCATAAAGGTGCATTAATTGATACTAAGTACACAGACGCATTTGTAGATTAA
- a CDS encoding cupin domain-containing protein: protein MNPFFIDENTPWDDLGDGLKRKIVAYTDDLMLVLVHFEKGAIGAPHTHEIHDQIGYVAEGSFEAEIDGVKKVLVKGDAYNAPKMTMHGAVALEEGSILIDVFTPKRADFL, encoded by the coding sequence ATGAATCCATTTTTTATCGATGAAAACACCCCTTGGGATGATCTTGGTGACGGTCTTAAAAGAAAAATAGTCGCTTACACAGATGATTTAATGCTTGTTTTAGTACATTTTGAAAAGGGTGCTATTGGTGCTCCTCATACACATGAAATCCATGACCAAATCGGTTATGTTGCTGAAGGTAGCTTCGAAGCAGAGATCGATGGCGTGAAAAAAGTACTTGTAAAAGGTGATGCTTATAACGCACCTAAAATGACCATGCACGGCGCTGTTGCTTTAGAAGAAGGCAGTATACTAATTGACGTATTCACGCCAAAGCGTGCTGATTTTCTATAG